One genomic segment of Nocardioides cavernaquae includes these proteins:
- a CDS encoding cupin domain-containing protein, with product MSSGEVPALARMLGLEPHPEGGWYRQTWVSPESVELPDGRVRPTATLIHFLLPAGESSAWHRVLSDEIWLAHSGVVTVELGGSGPAPEPGEKHAVGMAEGAELQVLVPAGVWQRTIPSDREALVSCLVSPGFDFADFELA from the coding sequence TTGTCATCCGGTGAGGTGCCGGCGCTCGCCCGCATGCTCGGGCTGGAGCCACACCCCGAAGGTGGTTGGTACCGGCAGACGTGGGTGTCGCCCGAGTCCGTGGAGCTGCCCGACGGGCGGGTCCGCCCCACGGCCACGCTGATCCACTTCCTCCTGCCCGCCGGGGAGTCGTCGGCCTGGCACCGCGTGTTGTCCGACGAGATCTGGCTGGCGCACAGTGGCGTCGTCACCGTCGAGCTGGGCGGATCCGGGCCTGCGCCCGAGCCGGGGGAGAAGCACGCGGTGGGCATGGCCGAGGGTGCGGAGCTACAGGTCCTCGTGCCGGCGGGCGTGTGGCAGCGCACGATCCCGTCCGACCGCGAGGCGCTGGTCAGCTGCCTGGTCTCGCCGGGATTCGACTTCGCCGACTTCGAGCTGGCCTGA
- a CDS encoding sensor histidine kinase, with protein sequence MDTDPERYQPRLSWHSHLWRYLLCLVISGLAWASVADGQINEHPALLVTDIVLGIASYVLVFWRRRWPLQVAIILSVVAALSGIAAGPAVLASVSLATRRIYWQLLAVGLISIAAGEVFVSVQPQRDPSPWWVDLLINVAVTVAILGWGMYIGSRRQLLWTLRDQVAQAEEKARLLSSQARTSERSRIAREMHDVLAHRISQVSLHANAVMFREDLSAEEIRKSVAVIQEKANAALVDLRGVLGVLRDPATGEILDRPQPTSADLPALVDEARASGMHIEYADDVRADGDHAVPELAGRTLYRLVQESLTNARKHAPAAAVSISLTGSVAEGLTLEVRNPLGFHPSTTPGAGLGLVGLRERLELAGGTLTAGREQTHWVVRGWVPWEN encoded by the coding sequence GTGGACACCGACCCCGAGCGCTACCAGCCGCGCCTGAGCTGGCACTCGCACCTGTGGCGCTACCTGCTGTGCCTGGTGATCAGCGGTCTCGCCTGGGCCTCGGTGGCCGACGGCCAGATCAACGAGCACCCCGCGCTGCTGGTGACCGACATCGTGCTCGGCATCGCGTCGTACGTGCTGGTGTTCTGGCGCCGCCGCTGGCCGCTCCAGGTCGCGATCATCCTGAGCGTCGTGGCCGCGCTCTCCGGCATCGCGGCGGGACCCGCAGTGCTTGCCTCGGTCTCCCTGGCGACCCGCCGCATCTACTGGCAGCTGCTCGCTGTCGGGCTGATCTCCATCGCGGCCGGGGAGGTCTTCGTCAGCGTCCAGCCCCAGCGGGACCCGAGCCCGTGGTGGGTCGACCTCCTGATCAACGTCGCGGTCACCGTCGCGATCCTCGGCTGGGGCATGTACATCGGCTCGCGCCGCCAGCTGCTCTGGACCCTGCGCGACCAGGTGGCACAGGCAGAGGAGAAGGCGCGGCTGCTCTCCAGCCAGGCGCGCACCTCCGAGCGCTCGCGGATCGCCCGCGAGATGCACGACGTTCTCGCGCACCGCATCTCCCAGGTCTCGCTGCACGCCAACGCCGTGATGTTCCGCGAGGACCTGAGCGCCGAGGAGATCCGCAAGAGCGTCGCGGTCATCCAGGAGAAGGCCAACGCCGCCCTCGTCGACCTGCGCGGCGTCCTCGGCGTCCTCCGCGATCCCGCGACGGGCGAGATCCTCGACCGCCCGCAGCCCACCTCGGCCGACCTGCCTGCCCTCGTCGACGAGGCGCGCGCCTCCGGCATGCACATCGAGTACGCCGACGACGTGCGGGCCGATGGCGACCACGCGGTCCCCGAGCTCGCCGGCCGGACGCTCTACCGCCTCGTGCAGGAGTCGCTGACCAACGCCCGCAAGCACGCCCCGGCTGCGGCCGTCTCCATCTCGCTCACCGGATCCGTGGCTGAGGGGCTGACGCTCGAGGTGCGGAACCCGCTCGGATTCCACCCGTCCACCACCCCCGGAGCCGGCCTCGGACTGGTCGGTCTGCGCGAGCGCCTCGAGCTCGCCGGCGGCACCCTGACGGCCGGCCGCGAGCAGACCCACTGGGTCGTGCGAGGCTGGGTCCCGTGGGAGAACTGA
- a CDS encoding response regulator, whose product MTTGDQTSGAPTRIRVLLVDDDPLVRSALALMIGGQPDIEVIGEAANGAEGLARCATDRPDVVLMDIRMPVMDGLEATRQLHARPSPPRVIVLTTFDADDYVTGAIAAGADGFVLKDTPPAEIVAAIRRVADGEPMLSPSATASLIRQIRTDNAETSNGSDREAQALARLSSLTEREHEVALAIGRGLSNAEIARELFLSVPTVKAHVGRLFDKLGTTNRVQIAICVHDAGLV is encoded by the coding sequence CTGACAACCGGCGACCAGACCTCCGGCGCACCGACCAGGATCCGCGTGCTGCTGGTGGACGACGATCCGCTGGTGCGCTCGGCCCTGGCCCTGATGATCGGCGGCCAGCCCGACATCGAGGTGATCGGTGAAGCGGCCAACGGCGCCGAGGGCCTGGCCCGCTGTGCGACGGACCGTCCCGACGTGGTGCTCATGGACATCCGCATGCCGGTGATGGACGGCCTCGAGGCCACCCGCCAGCTCCACGCACGCCCCAGCCCGCCGCGGGTCATCGTGCTGACCACGTTCGACGCCGACGACTACGTCACCGGGGCGATCGCCGCGGGGGCCGACGGCTTCGTCCTCAAGGACACTCCCCCGGCCGAGATCGTCGCGGCCATCCGTCGGGTGGCCGACGGCGAGCCGATGCTGTCGCCTTCCGCCACCGCCTCCCTGATCCGCCAGATCCGCACCGACAACGCGGAGACCAGCAACGGCTCGGACCGCGAGGCCCAGGCTCTCGCCCGACTCTCCAGCCTCACCGAGCGAGAGCACGAGGTCGCGCTGGCCATCGGTCGCGGCCTCTCCAACGCGGAGATCGCGCGCGAGCTCTTCCTGTCGGTGCCCACCGTCAAGGCACACGTCGGGCGGCTCTTCGACAAGCTCGGCACCACCAACCGCGTGCAGATCGCGATCTGCGTCCACGACGCCGGCCTCGTCTGA
- a CDS encoding DUF1697 domain-containing protein: protein MPSYVAFLRAINLGAKRKFPKDDIARVVASTGARDVATHINTGNVRLTSGARSREKVEAALESAFAADRGFEVPTIVFATDELRAIVDDIEELHDPALMRHYVLLLKDEPSSEVVATVHALESGPHRAVIRGRAAHLLLGEGYEAGGVDPLKAEKLLGVATNRNHTVLRAIADKWL, encoded by the coding sequence ATGCCGTCGTACGTCGCGTTCCTCCGCGCCATCAACCTGGGCGCGAAGCGCAAGTTCCCCAAGGACGACATCGCCCGCGTGGTCGCCTCGACCGGAGCACGCGATGTCGCGACGCACATCAACACCGGCAACGTCCGGCTGACCTCGGGGGCACGCTCGCGGGAGAAGGTCGAGGCCGCGCTGGAGTCGGCCTTCGCGGCCGACCGCGGCTTCGAGGTCCCGACGATCGTGTTCGCCACCGATGAGTTGCGGGCGATCGTCGACGACATCGAGGAGCTGCACGATCCGGCGCTGATGCGGCACTACGTGCTGCTGCTGAAGGACGAGCCATCCTCTGAGGTCGTGGCGACTGTCCACGCCCTCGAGTCAGGACCGCACCGCGCGGTGATCCGGGGACGCGCCGCACACCTCCTGCTCGGCGAGGGTTACGAGGCGGGCGGCGTCGATCCGCTCAAGGCCGAGAAGCTGCTCGGGGTTGCGACCAATCGCAACCACACGGTGCTCCGGGCCATCGCCGACAAGTGGCTCTGA
- a CDS encoding MoaD family protein translates to MAIEVRIPTILRTYTGGEKAVDAEGATLAALIDNLEASHAGLKDRLIENGDLRRFINVYINDEDVRFIGGLEAELSDGDQVVVLPAVAGGAA, encoded by the coding sequence ATGGCCATTGAGGTCCGGATCCCCACCATCCTGCGCACCTACACCGGCGGCGAGAAGGCCGTCGACGCCGAGGGTGCCACGCTGGCTGCTCTCATCGACAACCTGGAGGCCAGCCACGCTGGCCTCAAGGACCGTCTCATCGAGAACGGTGACCTGCGCCGATTCATCAACGTCTACATCAACGACGAGGACGTCCGCTTCATCGGCGGTCTCGAGGCTGAGCTCTCCGACGGCGACCAGGTCGTCGTACTCCCTGCCGTTGCTGGTGGAGCTGCCTGA
- a CDS encoding PaaI family thioesterase, with translation MTQTEARRTETEPDSGFPMESRTHSWTPPSRVDFTPLVGLDGLGQLEAMVTGKMPPPPVMSLVGMTGFHPERGRVVVEMPAAEFHYNPLGGVHGGVISTLLDTAAGCSVHSTLAEGEMYTSLDLTVKFLRPVTADSGLLRCEGRVIQRGRRTALAEAQLFDESGKLLAHATSSCMIFS, from the coding sequence ATGACGCAGACCGAGGCACGTCGCACCGAGACCGAGCCCGATTCCGGATTCCCCATGGAGTCGAGGACCCACTCCTGGACGCCGCCGTCCCGGGTCGACTTCACCCCGCTGGTGGGCCTGGACGGCCTCGGCCAGCTCGAGGCGATGGTCACCGGAAAGATGCCGCCGCCTCCCGTGATGTCGCTGGTCGGCATGACCGGGTTCCACCCCGAGCGGGGTCGCGTGGTGGTCGAGATGCCGGCGGCGGAGTTCCACTACAACCCGCTCGGCGGCGTGCACGGCGGAGTCATCTCCACCCTGCTCGACACGGCAGCCGGCTGCTCGGTGCACTCGACGCTGGCCGAGGGGGAGATGTACACGTCCCTCGACCTGACCGTGAAGTTCCTCCGCCCGGTCACGGCCGACTCCGGCCTGCTGCGGTGCGAGGGCAGGGTCATCCAGCGCGGACGGCGCACGGCGCTCGCCGAGGCGCAGCTCTTCGACGAGTCCGGCAAGCTGCTGGCGCACGCCACCTCGAGCTGCATGATCTTCAGTTGA
- the clpS gene encoding ATP-dependent Clp protease adapter ClpS, whose product MSAASPSHVDPGVDSSLLPDEITFLAKPWVTIVWNDPVNLMSYVTFVFQKYFGYDKKKAEKLMMEVHEDGRSVVSTGTREEMERDVQAMHEYGLWATMEKSS is encoded by the coding sequence GTGTCAGCAGCGAGCCCCTCCCACGTTGATCCGGGCGTCGATTCGTCTCTGTTGCCCGACGAGATCACCTTCCTCGCGAAGCCGTGGGTGACGATCGTCTGGAACGATCCGGTCAACCTCATGTCCTACGTGACCTTCGTCTTCCAGAAGTACTTCGGCTACGACAAGAAGAAGGCCGAGAAGCTGATGATGGAGGTGCACGAGGACGGTCGCTCCGTCGTGTCCACCGGAACTCGCGAGGAGATGGAGCGCGACGTGCAGGCCATGCATGAGTACGGGCTCTGGGCCACCATGGAGAAGAGCTCGTGA
- a CDS encoding Mov34/MPN/PAD-1 family protein: MLTLDQATYDAIVAHAKRDHPDECCGIVAGPEGSDRPERFIEMINAAGSPTFYEFDSTELLQLYKEMWDRDEEPVIVYHSHTATEAYPSRTDIGLASEPNAHYVLVSTREHGNNDGPVEFRSYRIIDGEVTEEEVAVVPAKPLIEEHQ, translated from the coding sequence GTGTTGACCCTCGACCAGGCCACGTACGACGCGATCGTGGCGCACGCCAAGCGGGACCACCCCGACGAGTGCTGCGGCATTGTTGCGGGCCCGGAAGGCAGCGACCGCCCCGAGCGGTTCATCGAGATGATCAACGCCGCGGGGAGTCCCACCTTCTACGAGTTCGACTCGACGGAGCTGTTGCAGCTCTACAAGGAGATGTGGGACCGCGACGAGGAGCCGGTGATCGTCTACCACTCGCACACCGCGACGGAGGCGTACCCGAGCCGCACCGACATCGGCCTGGCGAGCGAGCCCAACGCGCACTACGTGCTGGTCAGCACACGCGAGCACGGGAATAACGACGGCCCCGTGGAGTTCAGGTCCTACAGAATCATCGACGGCGAAGTGACCGAAGAAGAGGTCGCTGTCGTCCCTGCTAAGCCCTTGATTGAGGAGCACCAGTAA
- a CDS encoding MBL fold metallo-hydrolase: MKVTVIGCSGSYPGPEAPASCYLVEADGVDESGRIRTWRILLDLGSGALGELHNHADPLSIDAVFVSHLHADHCLDLCGYYVLRKYHPLGAQPKIPVWGPVDTARRMAKAYDLDEDPGMNEEFDFLDYAGPVQIGPITITPTQVVHPVTAYALRVEADGRVLVYSGDTGICDSLVQAAEGAHVFIAEAAFRDADVNPPDIHLTGREAAMVALKAGVERLVLTHIPAWHDKIIAVTEASELWRGPLDLAAKGAVYEV, encoded by the coding sequence GTGAAGGTCACTGTCATCGGCTGCTCGGGCTCATACCCAGGTCCTGAGGCCCCGGCCAGTTGCTATCTCGTCGAGGCGGACGGGGTCGACGAGAGTGGCCGGATCCGCACCTGGCGCATCCTCCTCGACCTCGGCAGCGGTGCCCTCGGCGAGCTCCACAACCATGCCGATCCGCTCTCGATCGACGCGGTCTTCGTGAGCCATCTGCACGCCGACCACTGCCTGGACCTCTGCGGCTACTACGTGCTGCGGAAGTACCACCCGCTCGGTGCCCAGCCGAAGATCCCGGTCTGGGGCCCGGTCGACACCGCGCGCCGCATGGCGAAGGCCTACGACCTCGATGAGGACCCGGGCATGAACGAGGAGTTCGACTTCCTCGACTACGCCGGTCCCGTCCAGATCGGTCCGATCACGATCACGCCCACCCAGGTCGTTCACCCCGTGACCGCCTACGCGCTGCGCGTCGAGGCCGACGGCCGCGTGCTGGTCTACAGCGGCGACACCGGCATCTGTGACTCCCTGGTGCAGGCTGCCGAGGGAGCGCACGTGTTCATCGCCGAGGCCGCGTTCCGCGATGCCGACGTCAACCCGCCCGACATTCACCTGACCGGTCGCGAGGCCGCGATGGTCGCCCTCAAGGCAGGCGTCGAGCGGCTCGTGCTCACCCACATCCCCGCCTGGCACGACAAGATCATCGCCGTCACCGAGGCGTCCGAGCTCTGGCGTGGCCCGCTCGACCTGGCCGCCAAGGGCGCGGTCTACGAGGTCTGA
- a CDS encoding DUF4873 domain-containing protein — protein sequence MTTMRQAPRPIAHSAGAAYDGPAEITVERTVHAVEVQLRSEFQPLDGHTHWHGRIAASSALPDVDSGATITLHTPFDSAAGRLSDRDPWGRFRISGLGRPPF from the coding sequence ATGACGACGATGCGTCAAGCACCCCGGCCGATCGCGCACTCAGCGGGCGCGGCGTACGACGGCCCTGCCGAGATCACCGTCGAGCGGACGGTGCACGCGGTCGAGGTCCAGCTGCGCAGTGAGTTCCAGCCGCTCGACGGCCACACGCACTGGCACGGCCGGATCGCTGCATCCTCAGCACTGCCCGATGTCGACAGCGGCGCGACCATCACGCTGCACACGCCCTTCGACTCCGCGGCGGGCCGCCTGAGCGACCGCGACCCGTGGGGACGGTTCCGGATCAGCGGGCTGGGCCGCCCGCCGTTCTGA
- the nemA gene encoding N-ethylmaleimide reductase yields the protein MTELLFQPLTVGAVQVANRAFMAPLTRMRADQPGDVPNALMAEYYVQRAGAGLIITEGTQVSPQGKGYADTPGIYSAEQVAGWRQVTDAVHAVGGVIAPQLWHVGRVSHDSLHDGALPVSASAVAYRNRTTIRGEDGNLTRAECPTPRALTVEEIAAVVEDYRVATRNAREAGFDLVEIHGAHGYLLHQFLSADSNFRTDAYGGSLENRARLMLEVLDAVIDEWDAAHVGIRISPIGSFNGLQDPEGAEAGLYLAAEFNRRRVAFLHLSEPDWAGGPELTDEYRQQLRAAYPGVIVGAGAYDAGKAERLIEAGLIDAAAFGRAFIANPDLPERLRTGADLNEPDLATFYGGGARGYTDYPALTA from the coding sequence GTGACCGAACTCCTCTTCCAGCCTCTGACCGTCGGCGCCGTCCAGGTCGCCAACCGCGCCTTCATGGCGCCACTGACCCGCATGCGCGCGGACCAGCCCGGCGACGTGCCCAACGCACTGATGGCGGAGTACTACGTCCAGCGCGCCGGGGCGGGCCTGATCATCACCGAGGGCACGCAGGTCTCGCCCCAGGGCAAGGGGTACGCCGACACTCCCGGCATCTACTCGGCCGAGCAGGTCGCCGGGTGGCGTCAGGTCACCGACGCCGTCCACGCGGTCGGTGGCGTGATCGCGCCCCAGCTCTGGCACGTGGGGCGGGTCTCGCACGACTCGTTGCACGACGGCGCCCTGCCGGTGTCCGCGAGCGCCGTCGCCTACCGCAACCGCACCACCATCCGCGGCGAGGACGGCAACCTGACCCGGGCCGAGTGCCCCACGCCCCGCGCGCTGACCGTCGAGGAGATCGCCGCGGTCGTCGAGGACTACCGCGTCGCGACGCGCAACGCCCGGGAGGCAGGCTTCGACCTGGTCGAGATCCACGGCGCCCACGGCTACCTCCTGCACCAGTTCCTCTCCGCCGACAGCAACTTCCGCACCGACGCGTACGGCGGCTCGCTGGAGAACCGGGCCCGGCTGATGCTCGAGGTCCTCGACGCGGTCATCGACGAGTGGGACGCCGCGCACGTCGGCATCCGGATCTCCCCCATCGGATCCTTCAACGGCCTGCAGGACCCCGAGGGCGCGGAGGCCGGTCTCTACCTGGCCGCCGAGTTCAACCGCCGGCGCGTGGCCTTCCTGCACCTCTCCGAGCCGGACTGGGCCGGCGGCCCCGAGCTCACCGACGAGTACCGCCAGCAGCTCCGCGCGGCGTACCCCGGCGTGATCGTCGGCGCCGGCGCGTACGACGCGGGGAAGGCCGAGCGCCTGATCGAGGCCGGCCTGATCGACGCCGCGGCTTTCGGTCGTGCGTTCATCGCCAACCCGGACCTGCCCGAGCGCCTGCGCACCGGCGCCGACCTGAACGAGCCCGACCTGGCGACGTTCTACGGCGGCGGCGCCCGCGGCTACACGGACTATCCCGCCCTCACCGCCTGA
- a CDS encoding DUF2017 domain-containing protein yields MSGFAKHRKSGRIIADFTGFEAELLRSLAGQLVELLHNETAEPRDDRDPLEAMLDFSGPTSEPEDPVLARLFPTAYPDDDEAAAEFRRFTEGALRDGKSRAAETIIDSLEEAGLPPELTEDGLHFDVELDEPEAMTWMRSFTDIRLALATRLGIEEGDEEYWASLPDEDPTLQAHDIYEWVGYLQETLVEALQR; encoded by the coding sequence GTGAGCGGCTTCGCCAAGCACAGGAAGAGCGGCCGGATCATCGCCGACTTCACCGGCTTCGAGGCCGAGCTGCTCCGTTCGCTGGCCGGCCAGCTGGTCGAGCTCCTGCACAACGAGACCGCCGAGCCACGTGACGACCGTGACCCGCTCGAGGCGATGCTCGACTTCTCGGGTCCCACGAGCGAGCCGGAGGACCCGGTGCTCGCCCGGCTCTTCCCCACGGCGTACCCGGACGATGACGAGGCGGCAGCCGAGTTCCGCCGCTTCACCGAGGGGGCGCTGCGCGACGGCAAGTCCCGCGCCGCCGAGACGATCATCGACAGCCTCGAGGAGGCGGGCCTCCCGCCGGAGCTGACCGAGGACGGGCTCCACTTCGACGTCGAGCTCGACGAGCCGGAGGCGATGACCTGGATGCGGTCGTTCACCGACATCCGGCTGGCCCTCGCCACCCGGCTCGGCATCGAGGAGGGCGACGAGGAGTACTGGGCCTCCCTGCCCGACGAGGACCCGACCCTGCAGGCGCACGACATCTACGAGTGGGTCGGCTACCTGCAGGAGACGCTGGTCGAGGCGCTCCAGCGCTGA
- a CDS encoding winged helix-turn-helix transcriptional regulator — protein MTTPASERAADRPSALDYRTDNCPIGRTMEIFGERWTLVVVREVFNGVRRFDDMRLRTPIPRQVLTDRLRLLVDHGILEKVPYQVTGQRPRHEYRLTTKGIDLYPVLVTVAAWGNKHLPDPDGAAVEFAHRECGGLVQVELTCDKGHTLEQARNVVAQPGPGAKLREPA, from the coding sequence ATGACCACCCCCGCGAGCGAGCGCGCAGCCGACCGGCCGTCTGCGCTCGACTACCGCACCGACAACTGCCCCATCGGGCGGACGATGGAGATCTTCGGCGAGCGGTGGACCCTCGTCGTTGTCCGCGAGGTCTTCAACGGCGTGCGTCGCTTCGACGACATGCGCCTGCGCACGCCGATCCCCCGCCAGGTGCTCACCGACCGGCTCCGGCTCCTCGTCGACCACGGGATCCTGGAGAAGGTGCCGTACCAGGTGACCGGACAGCGCCCTCGCCACGAATACCGGCTCACGACCAAGGGCATCGACCTCTACCCGGTGCTGGTCACGGTTGCCGCCTGGGGCAACAAGCATCTCCCCGACCCGGACGGCGCGGCGGTGGAGTTCGCGCACCGCGAGTGCGGCGGCCTGGTCCAGGTGGAGCTGACCTGCGACAAGGGGCACACGCTCGAGCAGGCGCGCAATGTCGTGGCCCAGCCCGGGCCGGGAGCCAAGCTCCGCGAGCCCGCCTGA
- a CDS encoding PLP-dependent cysteine synthase family protein: MARYDNLLASVGNTPLVGLPRLSASIGGGGLNGGGDVRIWAKLEDRNPTGSIKDRPALKMIEKAEKEGLLHPGCTILEPTSGNTGISLAMAAKLKGYRTVFVMPENTSEERRQILRMWGAEIHSSPAAGGSNEAVRVAKRMADEHPDWVMLYQYGNDANALAHEEGTGPELLADLPDITHFVAGLGTTGTLMGVSRFFRKAKPDVRIVAAEPRYGELVYGLRNLDEGFVPELYDASLIDSRFSVGPRDAVRRVRELLEMEGIFAGISTGAILHAALGQAAKAVKAGETADIAFVVADGGWKYLSTGAYEGTVDQAEDRLEGQLWA, from the coding sequence ATGGCTCGCTACGACAACCTCCTCGCCTCGGTCGGCAACACGCCTCTGGTGGGGCTGCCGCGTCTGTCGGCTTCCATCGGCGGAGGGGGCCTCAACGGTGGTGGAGACGTCCGCATCTGGGCCAAGCTGGAGGACCGCAACCCGACCGGCTCGATCAAGGACCGCCCGGCCCTGAAGATGATCGAGAAGGCGGAGAAGGAAGGCCTTCTCCACCCGGGCTGCACGATCCTCGAGCCCACCTCGGGCAACACCGGCATCTCGCTGGCGATGGCTGCGAAGCTCAAGGGCTACCGCACCGTCTTCGTCATGCCGGAGAACACCTCCGAGGAGCGGCGCCAGATCCTGCGCATGTGGGGCGCCGAGATCCACTCCTCGCCGGCCGCCGGTGGCTCCAACGAGGCCGTGCGCGTGGCCAAGCGCATGGCCGACGAGCACCCCGACTGGGTGATGCTCTACCAGTACGGCAACGACGCCAACGCCCTCGCGCACGAGGAGGGCACCGGCCCCGAGCTGTTGGCCGACCTCCCCGACATCACCCACTTCGTGGCCGGTCTCGGCACCACGGGCACGCTCATGGGTGTCTCGCGGTTCTTCCGCAAGGCCAAGCCCGACGTCCGCATCGTTGCCGCCGAGCCGCGCTACGGCGAGCTGGTCTACGGGCTGCGCAACCTCGACGAGGGCTTCGTCCCCGAGCTGTACGACGCGTCGCTGATCGACTCGCGGTTCTCGGTCGGCCCGCGCGACGCCGTACGCCGCGTCCGTGAGCTGCTCGAGATGGAAGGGATCTTTGCCGGCATCTCCACCGGCGCGATCCTGCATGCCGCGCTCGGCCAGGCCGCCAAGGCGGTCAAGGCGGGCGAGACCGCGGACATCGCGTTCGTCGTGGCCGACGGCGGCTGGAAGTACCTTTCGACCGGCGCCTACGAGGGCACTGTCGACCAGGCGGAGGACCGTCTCGAGGGCCAGCTCTGGGCGTGA
- a CDS encoding DUF3303 domain-containing protein, translating to MKYVVTWEPLPSVTEEAEARSLQVFSNWAPSEGATFLEFLGRVDNRGGFAVVETDDAALIAKDIAPFGVWFAFGVYPVLEIADSAAVGAGAVAFRASVG from the coding sequence ATGAAGTACGTCGTCACGTGGGAGCCGCTTCCCAGTGTCACCGAAGAAGCAGAGGCCCGGTCGCTCCAGGTCTTCAGCAACTGGGCCCCCAGCGAGGGTGCGACCTTCCTCGAGTTCCTCGGCCGGGTAGACAATCGTGGCGGGTTCGCGGTCGTCGAGACGGACGACGCGGCGCTGATCGCGAAGGACATCGCGCCGTTCGGCGTCTGGTTCGCCTTCGGCGTCTATCCGGTGCTCGAGATCGCGGACTCTGCCGCGGTGGGCGCCGGAGCTGTCGCCTTCCGTGCATCGGTTGGCTGA
- a CDS encoding AurF N-oxygenase family protein gives MTDLVVPAEKLAVRLLNSTARQSYDPDVDIDWTAPPVPGKFWMQPERMSLYGTKLWDGLDEEQRIELSKHEVASIASVGLWFEVLLMQVLLRDVYDADPRSARTQWALTEIGDETRHSVMFGRALATMDMPAYGPRRKARELARWGKGALRGASAYSAILIGEEPVDRWQRDLMRDDRIQPLTRMVARIHVLEEARHVTFAREELVREAKNLGRTQRAFHQLVTAQAALTTMRSLVHPDVYASVGLDPREARVAALRNEHYRGTIAWMGEKIMPFLEEQGMVGAAHRKVWKASFLMP, from the coding sequence ATGACGGATCTTGTTGTACCGGCCGAGAAGCTCGCCGTTCGCCTGTTGAACTCCACCGCGCGCCAGTCCTACGACCCGGACGTCGACATCGACTGGACCGCGCCGCCCGTGCCCGGCAAGTTCTGGATGCAGCCGGAGCGCATGTCGCTCTACGGAACGAAGCTCTGGGACGGCCTCGACGAGGAGCAGCGCATCGAGCTGAGCAAGCACGAGGTCGCCAGCATCGCCAGCGTCGGGCTCTGGTTCGAGGTGCTCCTCATGCAGGTCCTCCTCCGCGACGTGTACGACGCCGACCCGAGGTCCGCGCGCACCCAGTGGGCGCTGACGGAGATCGGCGACGAGACCCGGCACTCGGTCATGTTCGGGAGAGCCCTGGCAACGATGGACATGCCCGCCTACGGCCCGCGGCGCAAGGCGCGGGAGCTCGCGCGCTGGGGCAAGGGCGCGCTGCGTGGCGCCTCGGCGTACTCCGCGATCCTGATCGGCGAGGAGCCGGTGGATCGCTGGCAGCGGGACCTGATGCGCGACGACCGGATCCAGCCGCTGACGCGGATGGTCGCCCGGATCCATGTCCTCGAGGAGGCGCGGCACGTGACCTTCGCGCGCGAGGAGCTGGTCCGCGAGGCGAAGAACCTCGGGCGCACCCAGCGGGCGTTTCATCAGCTCGTGACCGCGCAGGCGGCACTGACCACGATGCGGTCGCTGGTCCATCCGGACGTCTACGCGTCGGTCGGGCTCGACCCGCGGGAGGCGCGGGTCGCGGCGCTGCGCAACGAGCACTACCGCGGGACGATCGCCTGGATGGGGGAGAAGATCATGCCGTTCCTCGAGGAGCAGGGCATGGTCGGCGCGGCGCATCGCAAGGTCTGGAAGGCGTCATTCCTGATGCCGTGA